Proteins from a single region of Styela clava chromosome 1, kaStyClav1.hap1.2, whole genome shotgun sequence:
- the LOC144422234 gene encoding uncharacterized protein LOC144422234, whose product MLYGTFILLDGMVSQSRAVQRETVYVRNYELTLFTGIGDNKNHIYARFACAVWKPGAHLVYIKDEQVQNAVDDLLEAWGYPNVWIGASDFNKEGIWVWDDGTLVDTGFTNWEPGQPARIADFMDCLAHWNHTWNDKYCNQDYGYISQIDTSDISVSYYSDLKFSFSSSKSSASTALTFDEAKQHCEKQGSRLVKIGNESVYKQNTNDPEKKCWVDVEKPPIGECVALTHDGWKNYDCQEKLEFACKKIFPWNVKDSDDNPRISETTNLEIECTAEGFPVPNLSWHRDAVEVKDEVSERVYQTKSSGKSVLFIKNAKIEDSGKYQCFASNNMTHSARSFTIVEDTSDISVSFYSDLKFSFLSSKSSASTALSFDEAKQHCEKQGSRLVKIGNESVYKQNTK is encoded by the exons ATGCTGTACGGAACCTTCATTTTGCTCGACGGAATGGTTTCTCAAAGCCGAGCTG tTCAACGTGAAACGGTTTACGTTCGTAATTACGAACTTACCTTATTCACTGGCATTGGTGATAacaaaaatcatatatatgcTCGGTTCGCATGTGCAGTTTGGAAACCTGGTGCTCACTTGGTTTATATCAAAGATGAACAAGTTCAAAATGCCGTCGATGATTTGTTAGAAGCCTG GGGTTACCCAAATGTGTGGATAGGAGCAAGTGACTTCAACAAAGAAGGCATCTGGGTATGGGATGATGGAACACTCGTAGATACTGGATTTACAAACTG gGAGCCGGGTCAGCCGGCACGTATTGCTGATTTTATGGATTGCTTGGCTCATTGGAATCATACATGGAACGATAAATATTGTAATCAGGATTATGGTTACATTTCTCAGATAG ATACTTCCGATATTTCGGTTTCGTATTATTCGGATTTAAAATTCAGTTTTTCGTCGAGCAAAAGTAGCGCATCAACAGCATTGACATTTGATGAAGCCAAACagcattgtgaaaaacaaggAAGTCGACTTGTCAAAATTGGAAACGAAAGCGTttataaacaaaatacaaa TGACCCGGAAAAGAAATGTTGGGTTGATGTCGAAAAACCTCCTATAGGTGAATGTGTCGCATTGACACACGATGGGTGGAAAAACTACGATTGTCAAGAAAAACTAGAATTTGCATGTAAAAAAA TTTTTCCATGGAACGTAAAAGATTCTGACGACAATCCGAGAATATCGGAAACAACTAATTTGGAAATTGAATGCACTGCTGAGGGTTTTCCTGTTCCGAATCTTAGTTGGCACCGTGATGCCGTAGAAGTCAAAGATGAAGTTAGTGAACGAGTATATCAAACAAAATCTTCCGGAAAGTCTGTCTTGTTTatcaaaaacgcaaaaatagAAGATTCAGGGAAATATCAATGCTTCGCTTCAAATAACATGACCCATTCTGCAAGAAGTTTTACAATAGTCGAAG ATACTTCCGATATTTCGGTTTCGTTCTATTCGGATTTAAAATTCAGTTTTTTGTCGAGCAAAAGTAGCGCATCAACAGCATTGTCATTTGATGAAGCCAAACagcattgtgaaaaacaaggAAGTCGACTTGTCAAAATTGGAAACGAAAGCGTttataaacaaaatacaaaGTGA